CTTTTGGATACAATTATAGTTAGTTTTTTTTTGTAAAAAACTATATAATTCAATGTATTTATATATTGCAACTAACAAAATTAAGATGGAGAAATATAGTATTGAGATTTGAGAACTGTAAAAAAGGGGGAAACGCTATAATGCTGAAAATACCATATAAAGAAAAATTACAAACTAAAATTTGTTTGGCATTTTTAATAAGTATTTTATTAATTGTTTCTACATTATCAAGTATAATATATTTTAAAAGCTATGATATGTTGGTTAATAATGTGGGTAAAAAAGCTTCTAAAATTGTAGAAGTTGCTGCTAAAACTATTGATATAAAAGAACTTAAAGATTTAAAAACGGCAGAAGATATGGATAAACCATATTTTAATAAAATGGGAGAAAGTCTTAATAATATTAGAAATATAGCTGGAGCAAAATATTTGTATGTAATGAGAAAAAATGAAAATGGTGAATATGTTTATGTAATAGAAAGTGCAGATTATGATAGTGAAGAAGCAACAGAAATTGGAGAAATAGAAGATACTTATTATCCAGGTTTTGAAGATGTTATGCAAGGAAAAATGCATATAGACAATAAAATACTAGTTGATCAGTATGGTGCACTTTTATCTGCATATTATCCTTTGAAAGATATAAATGATAATATAGTAGGCTTTGTAGGCGTAGACTATAATGTAGCTGATGAATATAAAGAGTTTCAAGAATTTAAATCCACTATTTTCATAATAGCTATAGTATTATCAATATTAGCAATAATATTCGGAGTTATATTTTCAAGAAGTATATCAAAGCCACTAATAAATTTAACTCAAGTAGCTAACAAAATTGCCAACTACGATTTTAGCATTAATAATATTAATATTAAAGATAAAGGTGAAATTGGTTTATTAACAAATAGTTTCAATACCATGGCTGAAAACATTAGAACTTTAATAAGTAACATTAAAGATACATCTATAAAGTTAGATAATACATCTGAATCAATAGCATCATCTACTGAAGAAGTAAGTGTATCAAGTGAAGAAATTTCAAAAACAGTTCAAGAAATTGCTTCTGGTGCAAATGATCAGGCTGTAGAAACTAATAGCTGTGTAGAGATAACTAATAATCTAGCTAAAAAAATAGAAAATATGGGTGAAAAATTAAAATCAACGGTTAGTTATACTGCAAATATGAAAGAGAAAAATGAATTAGGTATAACCTCTATTGAAGAACTTGATAATAGTTTTAAGGAAACTACTCAAGCTACAATGATAGTTGGAAATAGTATAGAAGAATTAGCAGAGAAATCAAAATCTATAGGTATGATAATAGAAACAATTAAATCAATATCGCAACAAACTAACTTATTGGCTTTAAATGCTGCTATTGAAGCTGCCAGAGCCGGAGAACATGGTAAAGGATTTGCAGTTGTGGCTGAAGAGATACGAAAACTAGCAGATGAATCTTCAAAGTCAACTGAAGAAATACAAAATATTATAGATAAGATAATACAAGTAATAGACAATACAAATAATGTTATGAATAATTCTAAAAATATAGTTAATAGTACAAATAATTATTTTAAACAAACTAAAGATGTATTTAATGAAATTAAAATATCAGCAGATAATGTTACAAAACAAATAAAATTATTAACTGATGATATTAACTATATTGAAAAAGATAAAGATAATGTATTAAATTCAATAGAAAATATATCATCAGTAGCAGAAGAATCCTCAGCCGCTACAGAGCAAATTAGTGCATCTTCTCAAGAGCAAACTGCATGTATAGAAGAAGTTGCTTCATCAATACAAGAATTGAGTAATATGTCAAATATGTTGTCAGAATCGGTTAAAGTATTTAAAGTTTAATATAAAAACATAAACTCAACACAAAAGAAGCTGTGGTATTTGCCATGGCTTTTATTTTTGATACATTATATTAGGCTTTGTGACCCATTATTTTTAATTCGTCGAATTATTTACTTTTTCTGTTTTTTTTGATAATATATTGCTAATTACATTATAAAGGAGGATATTATGAAAAAAAGAATTAGTATACTTTTAACTTTTATTCTGATATTTAGTTTGACATTAACAGGCTTTGCTGAAACTAATGACATAAAGGTTCAATTAAATGGAGAAATTTTAACTTTTGATGTAGCTCCTCAAATCATCAATGGAACTACTCTTCTTCCAGCAAGAAATATAGTAGAAAAACTAGGTGGATCTATCGAGTATATAGCAGATACTAGAACTGTTATAGCGAAGAAAGATGGTACTGTAGCAACTCTTCAAGTTGATAATAATTCAGCTAAAATTGAAAAAGACGGTGAAGTAAAAGAAGTAACATTAAATGAATCACCAAAAATTATAAACGGCAGAACTTTAATACCTGTTAGATTTGTATCAGAGGCATTTGATACAAAGGTTGGATGGGATGAATTTAAAAGAACTGTAGTTATAATAGATTATAATGAGATAATTAAATCTTTAGATGAGACTTTAAAATCTGAAACACCAGCTTTTTATGAATTTTTAAACACAGGATATAAGCAACCTAATACAGCAGTTTCAAAATGTAACTTTAGTATAGATTTTAAATCAACTCCAAATATGAACTCTATAGATAACTATTCAGCTTTGATGATGTTTGGCGCAATTCAAGGAGGATTCGATGTTACTTCTACATCTTCCATAAATAATGATAATATCTTAATAGACATGAATATAAAAGCTAAAGGAATGATAAAAGAATTCTTAAAAAATGAAGATTTAGGATTTAAAGATCTAGATGATATCAATCTAAAATTATTGTTAAGTGAAAAATCTATGTACATACAATCAGATTTATTTAATAAAGTTGAAAATTTAAAAGCTTTAAATATAGGCGATAAGTGGGTAAAATTTGATATGTCTGAAGAAGATATGATAGCTTTTAGTCAAATGAGAGAAATGATTAAATCTGATAATTCAAAACCAATTGACGTTCTTTATGAATCAATCAAAAATCCTACTACAAATATAAATACTAAAACTTATGAAAGTACTTCAATGATTTATGAAATTGTTCCAAAACTTTTAGGTGACGATAACTTTAAGCTATCTAAATCAGGAAATACTAAAACATATACTTTAAAAATAGATTCAGATGATTATATAAATTTAATAATGGATATGTCTTCAAAATACTCAGATGAAGATTTAACTAAAGACGCTGATTTTATAAAGTTAAAAGATACTCTTAAATTTAATTATGACTTAACAATTAATGTAAAAGATGATTATGTTACAGATGAAACTCTTGATATGAATCTTGACATTAACTCTGATGAACAAGGGAAGTTCAATTTAGGGTTTAAATTAAACTCAACTGTAAGTGATATAAATAGCGATTCTATTAAAATAGATATACCCGCTGACTCTGATACAATTGATTCTGAAACTTTTAAAAATTACTAGAAGTAATATAATTTAATAAAAAAGATGCTCGTTAAAATATTAGATTTTAATAAGCATCTTTTTTATTATAAACCTTAAATTAATACCTTGCTAATTTGTTTTGAATTTTCCATTGATAATATCTTTTCAAATGAAGTGCTATCAACAGGACAACTAAACAAATACCCTTGCCCAAATTCACATTCATTCTCTTTTAAGAATTCTAACTGTTCTTTTGTTTCAATACCTTCTGCTACAACTTTTATATTTAAACTTTTTGCCATTGTAATAATTGCTAAAGGTATTTCCGTATTTTTATGTTCATTATCAATATCATTAATAAAACTTTTATCAATTTTCAATTTAGAAATAGGTAATTTTTTCAGCTGCCCTAAAGAAGAATAACCTGTCCCAAAGTCATCAATAGAAAGACTTATCCCTAATTCTTCTAAATTATGTAATATCTTTTCAATATTATATATATTTTGAGCAGAAATACTTTCTGTTATTTCTAATTCTAAATACTTTGGATCAAGATTTATTTCCTTTAGAATATCAGAAACTAATTGAGGAAATTTCTTTTGTTTTAATTGATTTACTGATATATTCACTGAGATCTTTAGAAAATAATATCCTTTATCATGCCATTCTTTATTTTGTCTATACGCATTTTTAAGTACCCATGTACCAATTTTGTCTATAAGTCCATTTTTTTCAGCTATAGGTATAAATTTTTCAGGAGATATGAATCCAAATTTAGGATGTTTCCATCTAAGTAAGGCTTCTGCTCCAATTATTTTTTGCGTACTAATATCTATTATCGGTTGATAGTATAGTAATAACTCATTTTTTTCTATAGCATATCTCAAATGATTAGATAATTCAAAATCTTCTTTTATTTGATTGTTCATATTAGAGTGAAATAAGCTGATGCGTTTTTCATGAACGTTTTTATTTTCTTTTGCCTTATACATTGCTATGTCAGCATTTTTCATTAATGTTTCAGCATCTTTTCCATTATTGGGGTACTCTGATATTCCTATACTAGCTGAAACTTCTAATTTTTTTTGATTTACTATAATAGGTTCCCTTAAAGAATTAACAATAGAATTTGCTATATTTATATATATCATCTTATTTTCCAATTGTGGCATTAGTATAATAAATTCATCTCCACCTATTCTAGCAACTGTATCTATATCTCTAACACATTTTTGAATTCTCATTGAAAATTCCTTTAAAACCTTATCTCCAACCGAATGGCCCAAGGTATCATTTATCCTTTTAAAGTCGTCTAAATCTAAATATAGAACTGCTAAATTTTTATTAGTATTTTTTGATATTTCACTATCTAGCTTATCTATAAAAAAAGTTCTATTGTAAAGACCAGTAATACTGTCTCTAAATGACATATATTCAATTTTTTCTTCATTTTCCTTCTTATCAGTTATGTCCCTAATTATTCCTGTAAAATGAGTAGTCTTATTATCTTCATCTTTAATAGAATATATAGTTATCCACTGATTATAAGTTTTTCCACTTTTATTTTTATTTAATATTTCACCTGTCCATTTACCTTTAGTTAGTATACATTCCAATATTTCTTTATAACACTCATTTTCACATTTATCAGATTTTAATATTGTAAGGTTTTCACCTATAACTTCACTACTTTTATAGCCTGTTATCTGAGTAAATGCATTATTTACCCATTCTATATTTCCGTATTTATCAGTAATAACAATTCCTTCCGTATTATTCTCTAATGCTTTTTCAAATAATTTTAATTGCTTTTCATATTTAATTTTCTTTGTTACGTCGGTGTATATTACAGATATTCCAATTTTATCTCCATAGATTATTATGGGATATGCTATTATATCTACATCTATAATTTTATTGTCCTTTCTCTTTCTTTTAACTCTTTTTCTTATTACTGGACCTTGATTTATTATATTATCTGAATCACTATCATAAATATCTTCCTTATATATAATTTCTTCAATTCTTTTATTCTTAATCTCACTAAAATCATACTGAAATAATTTAGTGAAATTTTCATTAATGTCTATTATTTTATGGTTGTTATCTATAATTGCTATAGCTAAAGGATAATTATTAAATAAATCTAAAGCTAAATTATTACAGTTAGTAATACATTGATTTTTTAAAATAAAAAAAGGATTGTTTTTTTGATTAATAGAACTACTTAATTTGTTATATATCTTTATTTTTTTATCCATATTTTTATCTCTCCTTCTATGCTTTTTTATTTTATTAGCTGTAAAATTTAAACTTTTGATCACTTTCTTACATTTATAATTTATAATTATTTTTTATCTTTATTTACTAAAAAAAGACATCTATTGGTGATAGATGCCTTTTAGTATTTTTAAAATAAAAACGTTCGTGTTGTTAAGTTTACTTTTATAAACAACGATCTTGATTTATCAGTTATATTTATTCTATTTTACATGAATAAAGTTTTTTCATTTTTCACTTTTTATAAGTTAGATACAGCTAATTTGATTATATCTAAAAATCAAATTAATGTCAATATATGGTTTAACATAAAAGAATTCATAATGTTTTGTGTAGATATATTTTAAGAAAATACCACTCTATCACTTAGCCCATCCCTAGATTGTATTTTTTCAAAATATGATAAAAGCTTATCTATATTCAAACCTTTCTTCTCATCTTCTTTAATATCTAAAACTACTTTTCCCCCATGCATCATCAAAAGTCTATTTCCCATAGATATAGCATGATTTAGATTATGAGTTATCATAAGAGTTGTAATTTTTTTTCTTTCTACTATTCTCTCAGTAAGCTCTATTATTCTTTGAGAAGTTTTAGGATCAAGGGCTGCTGTATGTTCATCTAATAATAGTATATCCGGATTTTTTATAGTTGCCATTATAAGAGATAGTGCCTGCCTTTGACCTCCCGATAAAAGAGATACCTTAGTATTAAGTTGATCTTCAAGTCCTAATGATAATTCCGACAATATTTTTCTAATATAATCTATATTCTTTTTTGAAATACCCATTGATAATCCGAATTTATTTCCTTTATTCATAGCCATAGATAAATTTTCTAGTATAGTCATTGATGGAGATGTTCCAAAGCTTGGATCCTGATATACTCGTGCTATAAATTTTGATCGTTTGTATTCTTTAAGCTCTGATATATCTTTATCATCTACATTTATGATCCCACTATCTTTATCTAAACTTCCTGATATCATATTTAAAAGAGTTGATTTTCCAGCTCCATTACTTCCTATTATAGTTATAAAATCACCGTCTTCTATATCAAGTGATAATTTATCAAATACTTGCTTTTCATTTATAGTATTTTTATTGAATGTTTTGGATAAGTTCTTTATTTGAATCATTTCTCTCACCTCTTTTTATAAAGTTTAGATTTAGTTTAAATCTAGCGTTGTTAGAAGCTATAGCAACTACTACTATTAATGCTGTTATCAATTTTAAATCTGTTGGATTAAACCCAATCTTTAAGGCAAGAGCCGTGCTTAATTTATATAAAATAGACCCTATAACAGCCATTGTAGTAGTTTTGATAAATGAGAATTTTTTTAAAACTGCCTCTCCAAATATTACTGATGCAAGACCCATAACTATAATGCCACTTCCCATTGTAACATCTGAAAATCCTTGGTATTGAGCAAGTAGTGATCCTGAAAATGCTACTAAGCCATTTGATACCATAAGTCCTATTATTTTTATATTCCCTATATCTATGCCAAGAGATGTTATAAGTCTTTCATTATCTCCACACGCTTTTAAAGCAAAACCAAGTTTTGTTCTAAGAAAAAGATCTAACAGAATTTTCACTAAAAAAGCTATTATAGCTATTATATATATAGTTTCTATATTTATATTAAATACTGTGTTTTGATTGAATAATGGGATATTTGACTTTCCCATTATTCGAAGATTTACAGAGTATAAAGCTGTCATAACTAATATACCTGATAGTAAGTTAGTTATTTTAAATCTAACATGAAGTATTCCAGTTGCAATTCCTGCTATGCACCCAGCTATAATAGATATAGACGTTGCAACAACTGGGTTTATATCTTTAACCAAAAGAGCTGCTGTAACAGATGCTCCAAGAGCAAATGTTCCATCTACTGACAAGTCAGGAAAATCTAGTATCTTGTATGTTATATACACTCCTAAGGCCATTAAAGAAAATATTAAGCCCTGCTCGAGTATACTTATAATTAAGTCCATTTAATTTTCCCCCTCTATAAGCTGTGCCTTTGATTTTAAGCCATTTGGTATTTGTACATTTAGATCTTTTGCTACTTTCTCATTTATAACAAGAGTAGTATTTTTAATGTATTCGATGCTCATATCTTGAGGTTTTTTACCATTTAAAACTTCAATAGCCATAAGGCCTGTTTCGTATCCTAACTGCTTGTAGTCTATTCCTTGTGTAGCTAAAGCACCTAATTTTACGTGTGATTCCTCTGCACCTATTATAGGTATATTTTTTTCATTGCATTTATTTGCTATTAAGCTCATTGATGATGCAACTAAATTATCCGCTGGAGTGTATACAACATCCACGCTTTGAGTCAATTTATCCATGGCTTGAGCTACTTCATTAACACTACTTATTCCAACTTCCTCTATATCAAATCCATTCTTTTTAGCCTCTTTCTTAGCCATATCGATTTGAATTTTAGAATTTATTTCACTTGTATTGTATATAACTCCTATTTTTTTAGCATTTGGAACTAAAGTTTTGATAAGTTCAAACTGCTTATCAACAGGAGTCATATCACTAGTTCCTGTTACATTTGTCTGTGTTTTTTCAATAGATTTTACTATTCCTGCCTCTACAGGATCTGTTACTGCTGTTATTAGTATAGGGATTTCATTTGTAGAATTGAATGCACTTTGAGCTGATGGGGTTGCTATTGCAAATATCATATCCTTATTTTGAGATACAAAATTTTGTGCTATAGTTTGAGATGTGGGTATATCTCCTTGAGCACTTTGAAAGTCTATTTCTATGTTATTCCCATCCTCAAATCCATTATCTTTAAGAGCTTCTATAAATCCTTCTCTCGCTAGATCAAGAGCTGGATGCTCTATTATTTGAGTTATTCCAATTTTGATTTTGTCACCCTTTGAAGTGTCCACTGACTTGCATCCTACTAAAGATACAACTAATAAGATAAGTAAAACAACGATTTTAAAGTTCTTTTTTCCTACCATGCTACCATCCTCCTAAATTTTAAATTGTAATATTGTTTTAATACAAAAACAAAAAACTCTCGTATGAGAGTTTTTAAACAAAGTTAATAAACCTACCCTACATACCTACCATTCTACATATCTACTATACTACCAAACTACTTTTCTACTAATCTTCTACGAACTTCCTAGTCTACATTTTCTTCTAATTTTAAAGTTTATTATATTAAATTTAGTATACAATGTCAATCTAATTTTATGATTATTTTTTTGTTTAGATTGTACTTTTTTTAACTTCTCTTAAAACGGAACTTTCATCTGCTTTTTTAATTGCTATCTTAGTTGCAACAGGTCCTATTATCTCTGTAATTATAGTTGTAGCCATAAGTATAGTAATTACAATTTCTCCAAGTGAAGTTCCAGGGAACTCTCTACCTACAGTTATTGCAAGACCTATAGCAACTCCTACTTGTGATAAAAGTCCAAGGCCTATATATTTTTTAACCACAGTTGGAGCCTTTGAAATTGTTGCTCCAACAGATGCTCCTCCTACTTTTCCAACTATTCTAAATAGTAAATACATAACTCCTAAAAGACCTATCTTAGGAATTAAGGAAACATCAAGTCTAGAACCTGCTAATGTAAAGAATGCTGCTGTTACTGGAGGTGACCATTTTTCAAGTATGTTAAATGCTCTATTTGCCTTACTTGATACA
The window above is part of the Tepidibacter aestuarii genome. Proteins encoded here:
- a CDS encoding methyl-accepting chemotaxis protein — its product is MLKIPYKEKLQTKICLAFLISILLIVSTLSSIIYFKSYDMLVNNVGKKASKIVEVAAKTIDIKELKDLKTAEDMDKPYFNKMGESLNNIRNIAGAKYLYVMRKNENGEYVYVIESADYDSEEATEIGEIEDTYYPGFEDVMQGKMHIDNKILVDQYGALLSAYYPLKDINDNIVGFVGVDYNVADEYKEFQEFKSTIFIIAIVLSILAIIFGVIFSRSISKPLINLTQVANKIANYDFSINNINIKDKGEIGLLTNSFNTMAENIRTLISNIKDTSIKLDNTSESIASSTEEVSVSSEEISKTVQEIASGANDQAVETNSCVEITNNLAKKIENMGEKLKSTVSYTANMKEKNELGITSIEELDNSFKETTQATMIVGNSIEELAEKSKSIGMIIETIKSISQQTNLLALNAAIEAARAGEHGKGFAVVAEEIRKLADESSKSTEEIQNIIDKIIQVIDNTNNVMNNSKNIVNSTNNYFKQTKDVFNEIKISADNVTKQIKLLTDDINYIEKDKDNVLNSIENISSVAEESSAATEQISASSQEQTACIEEVASSIQELSNMSNMLSESVKVFKV
- a CDS encoding copper amine oxidase N-terminal domain-containing protein, whose translation is MKKRISILLTFILIFSLTLTGFAETNDIKVQLNGEILTFDVAPQIINGTTLLPARNIVEKLGGSIEYIADTRTVIAKKDGTVATLQVDNNSAKIEKDGEVKEVTLNESPKIINGRTLIPVRFVSEAFDTKVGWDEFKRTVVIIDYNEIIKSLDETLKSETPAFYEFLNTGYKQPNTAVSKCNFSIDFKSTPNMNSIDNYSALMMFGAIQGGFDVTSTSSINNDNILIDMNIKAKGMIKEFLKNEDLGFKDLDDINLKLLLSEKSMYIQSDLFNKVENLKALNIGDKWVKFDMSEEDMIAFSQMREMIKSDNSKPIDVLYESIKNPTTNINTKTYESTSMIYEIVPKLLGDDNFKLSKSGNTKTYTLKIDSDDYINLIMDMSSKYSDEDLTKDADFIKLKDTLKFNYDLTINVKDDYVTDETLDMNLDINSDEQGKFNLGFKLNSTVSDINSDSIKIDIPADSDTIDSETFKNY
- a CDS encoding bifunctional diguanylate cyclase/phosphodiesterase; its protein translation is MDKKIKIYNKLSSSINQKNNPFFILKNQCITNCNNLALDLFNNYPLAIAIIDNNHKIIDINENFTKLFQYDFSEIKNKRIEEIIYKEDIYDSDSDNIINQGPVIRKRVKRKRKDNKIIDVDIIAYPIIIYGDKIGISVIYTDVTKKIKYEKQLKLFEKALENNTEGIVITDKYGNIEWVNNAFTQITGYKSSEVIGENLTILKSDKCENECYKEILECILTKGKWTGEILNKNKSGKTYNQWITIYSIKDEDNKTTHFTGIIRDITDKKENEEKIEYMSFRDSITGLYNRTFFIDKLDSEISKNTNKNLAVLYLDLDDFKRINDTLGHSVGDKVLKEFSMRIQKCVRDIDTVARIGGDEFIILMPQLENKMIYINIANSIVNSLREPIIVNQKKLEVSASIGISEYPNNGKDAETLMKNADIAMYKAKENKNVHEKRISLFHSNMNNQIKEDFELSNHLRYAIEKNELLLYYQPIIDISTQKIIGAEALLRWKHPKFGFISPEKFIPIAEKNGLIDKIGTWVLKNAYRQNKEWHDKGYYFLKISVNISVNQLKQKKFPQLVSDILKEINLDPKYLELEITESISAQNIYNIEKILHNLEELGISLSIDDFGTGYSSLGQLKKLPISKLKIDKSFINDIDNEHKNTEIPLAIITMAKSLNIKVVAEGIETKEQLEFLKENECEFGQGYLFSCPVDSTSFEKILSMENSKQISKVLI
- a CDS encoding ABC transporter ATP-binding protein codes for the protein MIQIKNLSKTFNKNTINEKQVFDKLSLDIEDGDFITIIGSNGAGKSTLLNMISGSLDKDSGIINVDDKDISELKEYKRSKFIARVYQDPSFGTSPSMTILENLSMAMNKGNKFGLSMGISKKNIDYIRKILSELSLGLEDQLNTKVSLLSGGQRQALSLIMATIKNPDILLLDEHTAALDPKTSQRIIELTERIVERKKITTLMITHNLNHAISMGNRLLMMHGGKVVLDIKEDEKKGLNIDKLLSYFEKIQSRDGLSDRVVFS
- a CDS encoding ABC transporter permease, whose translation is MDLIISILEQGLIFSLMALGVYITYKILDFPDLSVDGTFALGASVTAALLVKDINPVVATSISIIAGCIAGIATGILHVRFKITNLLSGILVMTALYSVNLRIMGKSNIPLFNQNTVFNINIETIYIIAIIAFLVKILLDLFLRTKLGFALKACGDNERLITSLGIDIGNIKIIGLMVSNGLVAFSGSLLAQYQGFSDVTMGSGIIVMGLASVIFGEAVLKKFSFIKTTTMAVIGSILYKLSTALALKIGFNPTDLKLITALIVVVAIASNNARFKLNLNFIKRGERNDSNKELIQNIQ
- a CDS encoding ABC transporter substrate-binding protein; its protein translation is MVGKKNFKIVVLLILLVVSLVGCKSVDTSKGDKIKIGITQIIEHPALDLAREGFIEALKDNGFEDGNNIEIDFQSAQGDIPTSQTIAQNFVSQNKDMIFAIATPSAQSAFNSTNEIPILITAVTDPVEAGIVKSIEKTQTNVTGTSDMTPVDKQFELIKTLVPNAKKIGVIYNTSEINSKIQIDMAKKEAKKNGFDIEEVGISSVNEVAQAMDKLTQSVDVVYTPADNLVASSMSLIANKCNEKNIPIIGAEESHVKLGALATQGIDYKQLGYETGLMAIEVLNGKKPQDMSIEYIKNTTLVINEKVAKDLNVQIPNGLKSKAQLIEGEN